Genomic window (Caldinitratiruptor microaerophilus):
GCCTCTGCCGTGGGTGGTGCCGCCGGCGCCGGATGCCCTGGCTCGCTGGCCGCCTCCGGCACCGGGGCGGGTGCCCCGGATGCCGGGGCGAGCGTCGGGCCCGGCGCCCCAGCCGTGCCCGCCAGCACGAGGGCGATCGCCGCCAACCCCTGCCGCCACGCGGTGCGCACGGATCACGCCCCTCCCGGAGATGCCTGCTGCCCGGCGTCCGCCTGGTTCTCCACGTCCCGGAGCGACCGCACGATGGCAAGGCCGGGGTACCGCTCCAGGTCCAGCTCCCGGGGCCGCTCCGGGCGCCGCCCCGAGGCGTCCTCGACGATGCGCACCCGGGGGCGTTCTGCGGCCCCCTTGCGCACCGACACCACGACCGCCACCTCCCCCGTGTTCAGCTCCACCAGGGAGCCCACCGGGTACACGGCGATGTTGTCCACCAGCGCCTGCAGCATGCGTGGCTCGAACCAGTCCGAGACGACCTCCCGGAGGTTACGAAGGGCGCGCTCCGGGCTGTAGCCCTTGCGGTAGACCCGGTCAGCCGTCATCGCGTCGTAGACGTCCGCCACCGCCACCACGCGGGCGAACTCCAGGATCTCCTCGCCCCGCAGCCCGCGCGGGTAGCCGCCGCCGGACCAGCGCTCGTGGTGCTGGTAGGCGACGTGGGCGGCGGGCAGGCTGATCCCCTCGCTCTGGCGCAGGATCTCGAACCCCCGCACCGTGTGCTGCCGCATCTCCGCGGTCTCTTCCTCCGTGAGGGGGCCGGGCTTCTTCAGGATGCTCTCCGGGATCGTGACCTTGCCGATGTCGTGCAGCACAGCGCCCATGGCCAGTTCCCGCAGGCGGGCCACGTCGTAGCCCAGGCTTGTCCCCATGAGGGTCGAGAGGATGCACACGTCGACCGAGTGTCCCCAGGTGTACTCGTCGTGCAGGCGGATCTCCTGCATGTGGAGAAGGGCCTGCGGGTTGCTGACGATCTCGTCCACCACGGCCGCCACCGCCGACCGGAGGGGCCCGAGAGACCGATCCGCCCAGCGCCGCAGGCTGCGGGCCCCGGTTCTGTTCAGCTCCTGCCGCAGGTCCTCCCCGAGGTTCCGGATCTCGGCGGTCAGCGCCATCCGCGTCTGCGGCGAGACCACGTCCGGCGGCACCACGTCCGGCGCCAGGTCGTCCAGGATGTCGACCGCCGCGATGCCTCGCTGCCGCAGGTACTGGATGTACCTCGGCTTGAGGACCGTTCCGGCCGTGAGGAGCACGCGCCCGGCCGCGTCGACGATGGACCTCCCCACCCGCATTCCGGGCCTCAGATCGTCCACGAACACCCGCCGCACCGCTCCGACCTCCCCCCGGGGCCGCCCGCTCTCGGCTCCGTCTCTTTACGGGCGCGTCACCCGGCAATAATAGAGACGCTCGAGCACGGGTCGCCGCCGCGACCGCCCCGCGCCGTTCCCGAACACCGTGTACTTTCGGGTGTACACGGCGACATCCCCGCGAGTTTCGAGGATCCGCACGAGCGTCTCGTGCGGGAGGATGCCCTCCGCGGAGTAACTGAGGAGGATGTGCCGGCAGCGGGCGTCCCGGACCAGTTCGGCCAGCGCCCGGGCTGCCTCCCCCCGGCGGGAGTACCGGCTCTTGTGTGCCTCCCGCCGGAACTTGCGGGTCTTGCCGTAGAGGGGGGGCCGCTCCCAGCGAGCGATGTTCTCCAGGACGTGGTAGTTGTCGATGTACTGGCGCGTGTTGTAGGGCGGATCGAGGTAAAGGAGGTCGACCTCAACCCGACGGACCAGCTCGTTGGCGTCGCCCAGGAGGACCCGGTGGCGGTGTCCGCCGGGTGCCGGTACCGGCATCCCCAGCGTCAGGGGGCGGTACACCGACGCGTCCACGAGGTGGGTGCCGTCGGGGGAGTAGGCCTCCCGCCCCAGGTGCTTCAGGTAGGCGTCGTATTGCCCGCAGGTGTTCGCCACCTTGTCGGCGGCGTACAGGAGGCTGGTGAGGAGCATGGCCTCCTCGGCGGCGTCCACCACTCCCCCGGCGGCCCAGGCGGCGATCTGCTCGCGGATGGCGTCGATGCGCGCGGCGTTTTCTTCCGTGAAGTATCGACCGCCGTAGTTCTCCCAGACATAGCCCCGCTTGCCGGGGAGGGCGGAGAGGGTCCGGAGCAGCTCGGCCACCCGGCCGGCCCGGGTCTCCGCTCCGCCGGTCAGGAAGGCGCGCAGCGGCACGTAGCAGCTGTAGAGGTTGTCCGCCGCCACGACCGCCAGGCCCCGGGCCGCCAGGGCGTACGCCACCACCCCGGTGCCGGCGAAGAGGTCGGCCGCCGTGCGGGCGTCCGGGCAGCAGCGGTCGACGACTTCCGTGATGAAGGGCAGCAGCGAGAACTTCGAACCGATGAACTTCCGGTTGTGGACGTGGACGGCCGGCAGCGCCGGCGCCTCGGCGACCGTCTCGATGGGGCTCACGCGCCCGACCGCCTCGCGGACCCGCCCGGCTCGTGCCGGAAGATCAGGATGTTCTGGTGGATCATGCTCGGGATGAACTCGTACCGGTAGCCGTAGATGTGCAGGCTCTTCGACACGTCGTACCAGATCAGATTCCCCTTCATCACGTACCCCAGCCGGTCGAGCACCGCCGCCACCTCGTGCGAGAGCGGGTGAAACCGTCCGCTGTGGTACATGTCGCCGATGAAGACCGCCAGGTACGCCCGGGGGCGCAGGAGCGGTCGGGCCGCAGCGAACACGTCCTCCAGGAGGCGCAGCCA
Coding sequences:
- a CDS encoding DNA adenine methylase, which produces MSPIETVAEAPALPAVHVHNRKFIGSKFSLLPFITEVVDRCCPDARTAADLFAGTGVVAYALAARGLAVVAADNLYSCYVPLRAFLTGGAETRAGRVAELLRTLSALPGKRGYVWENYGGRYFTEENAARIDAIREQIAAWAAGGVVDAAEEAMLLTSLLYAADKVANTCGQYDAYLKHLGREAYSPDGTHLVDASVYRPLTLGMPVPAPGGHRHRVLLGDANELVRRVEVDLLYLDPPYNTRQYIDNYHVLENIARWERPPLYGKTRKFRREAHKSRYSRRGEAARALAELVRDARCRHILLSYSAEGILPHETLVRILETRGDVAVYTRKYTVFGNGAGRSRRRPVLERLYYCRVTRP
- a CDS encoding HD-GYP domain-containing protein, producing the protein MRRVFVDDLRPGMRVGRSIVDAAGRVLLTAGTVLKPRYIQYLRQRGIAAVDILDDLAPDVVPPDVVSPQTRMALTAEIRNLGEDLRQELNRTGARSLRRWADRSLGPLRSAVAAVVDEIVSNPQALLHMQEIRLHDEYTWGHSVDVCILSTLMGTSLGYDVARLRELAMGAVLHDIGKVTIPESILKKPGPLTEEETAEMRQHTVRGFEILRQSEGISLPAAHVAYQHHERWSGGGYPRGLRGEEILEFARVVAVADVYDAMTADRVYRKGYSPERALRNLREVVSDWFEPRMLQALVDNIAVYPVGSLVELNTGEVAVVVSVRKGAAERPRVRIVEDASGRRPERPRELDLERYPGLAIVRSLRDVENQADAGQQASPGGA